A single genomic interval of Nycticebus coucang isolate mNycCou1 chromosome 21, mNycCou1.pri, whole genome shotgun sequence harbors:
- the YWHAB gene encoding 14-3-3 protein beta/alpha has translation MTMDKSELVQKAKLAEQAERYDDMAAAMKAVTEQGHELSNEERNLLSVAYKNVVGARRSSWRVISSIEQKTERNEKKQQMGKEYREKIEAELQDICNDVLELLDKYLIPNATQPESKVFYLKMKGDYFRYLSEVASGDNKQTTVSNSQQAYQEAFEISKKEMQPTHPIRLGLALNFSVFYYEILNSPEKACSLAKTAFDEAIAELDTLNEESYKDSTLIMQLLRDNLTLWTSENQGDEGDAGEGEN, from the exons ATGACCATGGATAAAAGTGAGCTGGTACAGAAAGCCAAACTTGCTGAGCAGGCTGAGCGCTATGATGACATGGCTGCAGCCATGAAAGCAGTCACAGAGCAGGGGCACGAACTCTCCAATGAAGAGAGAAACCTGCTCTCTGTTGCCTACAAGAATGTGGTAGGCGCCCGCCGTTCTTCCTGGCGTGTCATCTCCAGCATTGaacagaaaacagagaggaaTGAGAAGAAGCAGCAGATGGGCAAAGAGTACCGTGAGAAGATCGAGGCGGAACTGCAGGACATCTGCAATGATGTTCTG GAGCTGTTGGACAAATATCTTATTCCCAATGCTACACAACCAGAAAGTAAGGTGTTCTACTTGAAAATGAAAGGAGATTATTTTAGGTATCTTTCTGAGGTGGCATCTGGAGACAATAAGCAAA CCACTGTGTCGAATTCCCAGCAGGCTTACCAGGAAGCATTTGAAATTAGTAAGAAAGAAATGCAACCTACACACCCGATTCGACTTGGTCTGGCGCTTAATTTCTCCGTCTTCTACTATGAGATTCTAAACTCCCCTGAAAAGGCCTGCAGCCTGGCAAAAACG GCGTTTGATGAAGCGATTGCTGAGTTGGATACACTGAATGAAGAGTCTTATAAAGATAGCACCCTGATCATGCAGTTGCTTAGGGACAATCTCACA ctGTGGACATCGGAAAACCAGGGAGATGAAGGAGATGCTGGGGAGGGAGAGAACTAA